ACGGGGGCGCCAGGATGCGCCGCCGTCCCGCGTTGCTAGCGGATCTTCCCCTCCCGGGGCAATGGGGCAGGGCGCCCGGGCCCTTCGCGTCAGGGCAGCTTGGGGACGATGGGCCGCGGCGCGTCCGGGTTGACGTCGAGCAAGAGCACGGCTCCCAGCACCGCGCGCGCGTGCTGGTCGCGCCGGCCCCAGCTCTCCTGGAGGAGGCCGGGCCGCAGCGCATCGAGCTTCCAGCAGGGCACGCACGGCTCGCTCAGCTCCACGCGCACCTCGGGCCCCAGCGCGAGCCGCTGCCCCGGCGGCAGCGCCTGCAGCGCGAGCCCCGCCACGACCACGTTCTCCTTGAGCTGCCCCACCTCGAGCCCCAGCTGCGCGAGCGACGCCTCGTCCAACAGCAGCAGCTGGCGCTTGTGCCCGAGCGCGCGGCGCGTGTGGCGGCAGCCCGCGAAGCCCTGCCCGGCGAGCGCGAGCGCCTCGGGCACGCGGCGCATCGGGGTGCCGCGCTCCTGGGCCAGCAGCAGCGCGCGGACGCGGGGGAGGTCGGGGGCAGGGG
This region of Aggregicoccus sp. 17bor-14 genomic DNA includes:
- a CDS encoding MOSC domain-containing protein; amino-acid sequence: MSSPAPDLPRVRALLLAQERGTPMRRVPEALALAGQGFAGCRHTRRALGHKRQLLLLDEASLAQLGLEVGQLKENVVVAGLALQALPPGQRLALGPEVRVELSEPCVPCWKLDALRPGLLQESWGRRDQHARAVLGAVLLLDVNPDAPRPIVPKLP